The following proteins are encoded in a genomic region of Neoarius graeffei isolate fNeoGra1 chromosome 6, fNeoGra1.pri, whole genome shotgun sequence:
- the vwf gene encoding von Willebrand factor: METLLSRRSTLTAITGLLLLHLTGCVFAEVSGRCSVFGRQHIHTFDGVIYEFAGDCSYMLAGDCQSRTFSILGDFSHGKRKGVSVFLGEVFELHLSVDGTLTQQGENLQLPYATNSVFAGYELGSVHLWSDEFGFSVRIDPTHNIQITLRKQHQNQTCGLCGNFNSAPRDDYTAQEGFVTEDPYDFANSWALNGAAKVCKRVKPQSQTCNTTRDSAQLMSQCEVLRTSAVLLRCNHLVDVDAFLAVCASDMCHCGDGEECVCHALLEYARTCASHGLVLHGWHTQSQCTPKCPVGMQYTECSQPCSTSCQSINIHELCRDECIDGCTCAAGKVLDREQCVDVSQCSCRHMGKHFPPGSTVSQDCNTCVCRHGSWECTNEECPGECVVTGQSHFKTFDDKFFTFSGMCQYLLAKDCHSSTFSALIDTVQCADDPDAVCTRSVTLKFQNLANQTIRLKHGGVVSVDGIDVQTPLINGRLRIQSTVLSSVRLNFGDDLQLDWDGHGHVQLRLSPIYAGKTCGLCGNYNGNQGDDFLTVGGLVETRVEGFGNAWKMNAECDNVQKQPTDPCSLNPKRVNFAEESCAVMLSVRFEVCHHIVNPSPYVKNCRYDVCSCADGHQCLCAAVRSYAAACAARGVLINWRGQGYCELTCPDDQVYEVCGSVCNQTCRSLSMPDTECVNVCDEGCFCPRGLYLSDTGECVPPEHCSCHHDGEIYQPNDMFADHNSICYCEGGSMHCSSSDLTPSVLSDLFFDEPAHSRERRSLSCPTPLDRLECESSRDVGIECAKTCQNLDLECVSQSCISGCVCPAGTVRYRRDCIPPDQCPCFHNNHAYTPGQSINIDCNTCVCEGRQWKCTQRVCDGVCRTVGESHYISFDGLKFSFPGRCQYVLAQDYCNGVDGTFRVLVENVACGVIGHQCSKSISVFYMGGLITMEKGEVKMKRPVMKETEVEIVRSGLYYIVLLGKHISLTWDRGTRIILQISNVYRSKVCGLCGNFDGSQNNDQLSSNNQMEVDPVDFGNSWKVRPSCADAVQALSECNTDMVKLVTVEQSCRVLSSAPFRECNREVDPEPFWEICTHDTCSCSSVGDCACFCDAVAAYAHECAQRGIIVDWRSNDLCPLSCEELNKDTGLECEWRFNACGKACPVTCQHPEPLNCPGNCVEGCHAFCPPGQVLDEVLERCVDPSQCQVCMHGGERISHGKQIILHHNDPHLCQICHCEENKLTCGPCPLYGTTSTLSPVTGITTPTPFPFSTPVPEDACDRAMDLAFLVDGSSSLSEEDFGLVKHFILGVVERFRMGSAHTRATVLLFHSGVKSYDMQVQKWIFKKMVRDMHYSGGDVAFIDEAIKYLSVYIYDKNKREHAGRVAILLTASKNPRAMRSTPRLLKKKNITVLTIALGPEVSMAQVNAITKATPDSRLYVLSSAGELENQALGITDYLCTLGLDPEPPKIPATKKTTTVSPASTTTTSPVAQRINTVPATVPPSAAIITPFPNILSPGTTLPPPTVTYHDITILLEGSDSVGEDSFNRTRDALVDVLASFEQQDKEKYRVTVMQYSFTVTIEISRMELLQREHLLQQLQQIHFRGGKQINTGHAIRSVYESITTETPSHSPDQMVFLITQNPPTDVIQRPPASTHTQIFPIGIGPHVREVDLQPLSFPHAPIMLKNTEQLSSLGPLLVNISRTRKEPLKPVLPPRATLPPSVPCSKPMDVLFLLRATSGDQFEALKSFIKSFIKNAHIGHNGTQVAVTLYGEKPVEAVRWRDAQNTENLLQLVDKLHSKADNSPNLGAALRLAVQSSISSTSGGRMGVAKVVVMLVTDRSMDSVQEPASEALTAGVSVFPIGVGNQYDRNDLSMLAGSHTHENIMELRSTDELLAMVTLDQSFTDKLCRAGPPGVCVDDDGKERKPGETWLLADGCHSLLCNPSGVVTLQSHRVNCERLEPPTCKNNLHAIKVNQTCGCAWACPCMCIGSSTSHVVSFGGVALKMKGACSYSLLRSGGAELVLHTTKCRDSPSQICMKSLELREGGTRVVLGDDMQVTVDGVVTPVPFRQGGIAVTQIGALLHQLRSEKHGFTLSFTPHNNEFIINLDVTMTTSTTGICGSCSEDQTGLLLPDGSVSPDPDTFLRSWALGECVDSVTEECEAGVAQSCELLASKVFSKCHNVVPPQDYVTMCRKVACHPSMVCDLLASYSSVCRQQGVCVHWRTPDLCPMTCSKNLEYDACRMGCEEQCGHSWSPLGDMDGRGDGMGGRAQCWTTPTEGCFCPSGMVLRGEECVTQEACRQCVDKLGHTHQFMDSWTPDDNPCLLCLCLDQQHINCTALPCTNAKAPVCGECEILVEKKESKCCPEYECVCDTANCKLSAPPECGNGLTSVLTNPGECAPVYQCVCRKDQCSATRPSCPAHKKLSVKQTDCCDSFECVCNCQNSTRVCPPGYITKEAIDDCGCVAVTCLPDAVCVVDGVVYQKGSRWEEKCKTCTCTEQTERTTGLHIAQCVDPICNQICPLGSVYSHPEGECCGHCRKSSCVEADATFGQRLRQVGESWASPDNQCVLSVCVQVNEEVFIQHTNVSCHVMDMPTCPLGTKLHCNTADDCCPICQCVAVDACVLNHTLIGVGERMMVDACTDCKCVIQGGKYHLSCRKMSCSPCSEGYALEPIPGACCGRCVASSCTIQQPDRQKISLPVNTTREDGCTKHSCSVNENGELVLETVVTTCPPLDQASCLEQGGKISRIGQSCCEMCTEPECKRRVGVLDYIRIDDCQSDEKLELSYCEGRCSSKSVYSAEKNRVENQCVCCTATGTLPLSVSLRCPNGTHTQHQVLTVTGCECENHVCPAD, encoded by the exons ATGGAGACACTTCTGTCGAGACGATCAACTTTGACTGCAATTACAGGACTTCTCCTCCTACATTTAAcag GGTGTGTGTTCGCGGAAGTATCTGGGCGCTGCAGTGTGTTTGGTCGTCAGCACATACACACATTTGATGGAGTGATTTATGAGTTCGCTGGTGATTGCAGCTACATGCTGGCTGGAGACTGTCAGAGCAGAACCTTCTCAATCCTGg gtgattTCTCACATGGCAAGAGGAAAGGTGTGAGTGTGTTCCTTGGTGAGGTCTTTGAGTTACATCTGTCTGTCGATGGCACTCTAACACAACAAGGAGAGAA tctccAGCTGCCCTACGCCACTAACTCCGTGTTTGCGGGTTATGAGCTGGGCAGTGTGCATTTATGGAGTGATGAGTTTGGTTTCTCCGTTCGCATCGACCCAACTCACAACATCCAGATCACACTTAGGAAACAGCACCAGAACCAAACCTGCGGCCTGTGTGGGAACTTTAACTCCGCCCCTCGTGACGACTACACAGCACAAGAAG gtttTGTGACTGAGGATCCATatgactttgccaattcttgggcCCTTAATGGTGCAGCAAAAGTGTGTAAGCGAGTGAAACCACAATCTCAGACCTGTAACACTACGAGAGACTCAGCACAG ttgatgTCTCAGTGTGAGGTTCTGCGGACCTCAGCGGTGCTCCTGCGCTGTAACCACCTGGTGGATGTAGATGCCTTCTTGGCGGTGTGTGCGTCGGATATGTGTCACTGTGGAGacggtgaggagtgtgtgtgccaCGCCCTGCTGGAGTATGCACGCACCTGCGCAAGCCACGGACTCGTTCTGCACGGCTGGCACACACAGAGCCAGTGCA ctCCGAAGTGTCCAGTAGGAATGCAGTACACTGAGTGCTCTCAGCCTTGTTCCACATCATGTCAGAGCATCAACATCCATGAACTCTGCAGGGACGAGTGTATAGACGGCTGCACCTGTGCAG cgggTAAGGTACTGGATCGAGAGCAGTGTGTGGACGTTTCTCAGTGTTCATGTCGGCACATGGGAAAACACTTTCCCCCAGGGTCCACTGTCTCACAGGACTGCAACacatg tGTGTGTCGTCATGGATCGTGGGAATGCACCAATGAGGAATGTCCAG gagagtgTGTGGTTACAGGACAGTCCCACTTTAAGACCTTTGATGATAAATTCTTCACCTTCAGTGGAATGTGTCAGTATTTGTTGGCTAAAGACTGTCACAGCAGCACCTTCTCCGCCCTCATAGACACCGTGCAG tgtgcagATGACCCAGATGCCGTGTGCACACGTTCAGTCACCTTGAAGTTCCAGAATCTGGCCAATCAGACAATCAGGTTGAAGCatggaggcgtggtctctgtggATGGCATTGATGTTCAAACTCCATTAATTAATG gacgtcTACGTATCCAGAGCACAGTGTTATCATCAGTGAGGTTAAACTTTGGAGATGATCTCCAGTTGGACTGGGATGGTCATGGACATGTGCAGctcagg ctaagTCCAATCTATGCAGGAAAAACATGTGGTCTTTGTGGTAACTATAATGGTAACCAAGGAGACGACTTCCTGACGGTGGGCGGGCTGGTGGAGACGCGAGTGGAGGGCTTTGGGAACGCGTGGAAGATGAACGCTGAATGTGACAACGTCCAGAAACAACCCACTGACCCCTGCAGCTTAAACCCTAAGAGag tgaactTTGCCGAGGAGTCGTGTGCAGTGATGCTGTCAGTCCGCTTCGAAGTGTGTCATCACATAGTGAACCCGAGTCCGTACGTGAAGAACTGCCGCTATGATGTGTGCTCCTGCGCAGACGGACACCAGTGCCTGTGTGCAGCTGTGCGCAGCTATGCAGCCGCATGCGCAGCCCGGGGAGTGCTGATCAACTGGAGGGGACAGGGGTACTGcg AGCTGACATGTCCAGATGATCAGGTGTACGAGGTGTGTGGCAGTGTGTGTAATCAGACGTGTCGCTCTCTCTCCATGCCGGacactgagtgtgtgaatgtgtgtgatgaGGGCTGTTTCTGTCCTCGGGGTTTGTACCTGAGCGACACGGGCGAGTGTGTACCACCTGAACACTGCTCATGTCACCACGATGGCGAGATCTACCAACCCAACGACATGTTTGCAGATCACAACTCCATCtg ttaTTGTGAGGGCGGCTCCATGCACTGTAGCTCCAGTGATCTCACTCCCTCTGTGCTCTCAGACCTCTTCTTTGATGAACCTGCACATTCTCGAG agcgGCGGTCTCTCTCCTGTCCTACCCCACTTGACAGGTTGGAGTGTGAGAGTTCGAGGGATGTGGGCATCGAATGTGCAAAAACATGTCAGAACTTAGATCTGGAGTGTGTGAGCCAGAGCTGCATCTCTGGCTGTGTGTGTCCTGCTGGGACG GTTCGTTACAGAAGAGATTGCATTCCTCCAGACCAGTGTCCGTGTTTCCATAACAACCACGCCTACACTCCAGGACAGAGCATTAACATCGACTGTAACACCTG tgtgtgtgaaggCCGGCAGTGGAAGTGCACTCAGCGAGTGTGTGACGGTGTGTGTCGGACAGTCGGAGAGTCGCATTATATCAGCTTTGATGGACTGAAATTCTCATTCCCAGGGCGCTGTCAGTACGTCCTCGCTCAG GATTACTGTAACGGTGTGGATGGAACATTCCGGGTGCTGGTGGAAAACGTGGCCTGTGGGGTCATAGGTCACCAGTGCAGTAAGAGTATCAGTGTGTTTTACATGGGAGGACTGATCACCATGGAGAAAGgagag GTGAAGATGAAGAGGCCGGTGATGAAAGAGACGGAGGTGGAGATCGTACGTTCTGGACTTTACTACATTGTTCTCCTTGGAAAACACATTTCTCTCACCTGGGACAGGGGAACTCGGATCATACTGCAGATCAGCAATGTTTAcagg agcaaGGTTTGTGGTCTGTGTGGTAACTTTGATGGCAGTCAGAATAATGATCAGTTGAGCAGTAATAATCAGATGGAGGTGGATCCGGTGGACTTCGGAAACTCGTGGAAGGTTCGGCCGAGCTGCGCCGACGCTGTTCAG gcgctCTCTGAGTGCAACACTGACATGGTGAAACTGGTGACAGTGGAGCAGTCGTGTCGTGTACTCAGCAGCGCCCCCTTCAGGGAGTGTAACCGGGAG GTGGATCCTGAGCCCTTCTGGGAGATCTGTACTCATGACACATGTTCCTGTTCGTCTGTCGGAGACTGTGCTTGTTTCTGTGACGCCGTCGCTGCCTACGCTCATGAGTGTGCACAGAGGGGTATAATAGTGGACTGGAGGTCCAACGATCTATGCC CTCTGAGCTGTGAGGAGTTGAATAAGGACACAGGTTTGGAGTGTGAGTGGCGGTTTAACGCCTGTGGAAAAGCCTGTCCTGTAACGTGTCAACATCCAGAACCCTTAAACTGCCCCGGCAACTGCGTCGAGGGCTGCCACGCCTTCTGTCCACCAG GTCAGGTCTTAGATGAGGTTCTGGAACGTTGTGTGGATCCTTCTCAGTGTCAGGTGTGCATGCATGGCGGAGAACGAATTTCACACGGAAAACAGATCATTCTCCATCACAATGACCCCCATCTCTGTCAGATATG TCACTGTGAGGAGAACAAGTTGACATGTGGTCCATGTCCTCTCTATGGCACCACCTCCACACTGAGCCCTGTTACTGGTATTACCACGCCCACACCGTTTCCCTTTTCCACACCGGTGCCTGAGGATGCCTGCGATCGAGCGATGGACCTGGCCTTCCTGGTGGATGGCTCTTCATCTCTCAGTGAGGAAGATTTCGGTTTGGTCAAGCATTTCATCCTGGGTGTGGTGGAACGCTTCCGGATGGGCTCTGCACACACCCGGGCCACAGTGCTCCTCTTCCATTCTGGAGTGAAGAGCTATGATATGCAGGTACAGAAGTGGATCTTCAAGAAAATGGTGCGTGATATGCACTACAGCGGTGGCGATGTTGCCTTTATAGACGAAGCCATCAAGTATCTGTCAGTTTATATTTACGACAAGAACAAGCGAGAACACGCGGGCCGTGTTGCTATTTTGTTGACGGCTAGTAAAAATCCCCGGGCCATGCGCAGTACTCCGCGCCTGCTGAAGAAGAAAAACATCACCGTTCTCACCATCGCTCTGGGGCCTGAAGTCAGTATGGCACAGGTCAATGCAATTACAAAAGCCACACCTGACAGTCGGTTGTACGTTCTGAGCAGCGCAGGAGAGTTGGAAAACCAAGCTTTGGGGATTACAGATTACCTCTGCACCTTGGGGTTGGACCCTGAACCTCCAAAGATACCAGCCACCAAGAAAACCACAACAGTATCTCCCGCTAGCACCACCACCACAAGTCCTGTAGCACAGCGCATCAACACAGTTCCTGCCACCGTTCCTCCATCTGCTGCCATTATTACTCCATTTCCCAACATCCTCAGCCCTGGAACTACTCTTCCTCCTCCTACCGTGACCTACCACGACATCACCATCCTTCTAGAGGGGTCAGACAGTGTTGGCGAAGATAGTTTCAACCGAACCCGAGATGCTCTCGTTGATGTCCTGGCCTCATTTGAACAGCAAGACAAAGAGAAATACCGCGTCACAGTGATGCAGTATTCCTTCACGGTTACTATTGAGATCAGCCGAATGGAGCTGCTGCAGCGGGAGCATCTCCTGCAACAACTGCAGCAGATCCACTTTCGAGGTGGTAAGCAGATCAACACAGGCCACGCCATTCGCTCCGTCTACGAGTCCATCACCACCGAGACGCCAAGTCACTCTCCAGACCAGATGGTGTTTCTCATAACCCAAAATCCACCCACTGATGTGATCCAGAGGCCGCCAGCCTCCACCCACACGCAGATATTCCCCATTGGGATTGGTCCACATGTCCGGGAGGTGGATCTTCAACCACTGAGTTTCCCTCATGCACCAATCATGTTGAAGAATACAGAGCAGCTGAGCTCACTGGGACCCCTGCTGGTCAACATCAGTAGGACACGAAAAGAACCGTTGAAGCCTGTACTGCCACCCAGAGCAACGTTGCCCCCTTCAG tgccctGCTCCAAGCCCATGGATGTCCTATTTTTGCTCAGAGCCACTTCAGGTGATCAGTTTGAGGCCCTGAAATCATTCATCAAATCCTTTATAAAGAACGCACATATCG gCCATAACGGAACCCAGGTAGCAGTGACGCTGTATGGAGAGAAACCCGTGGAGGCTGTGCGCTGGAGAGATGCGCAGAAcacagaaaacctgctccagctgGTGGATAAATTACACAGCAAAGCAGATAATTCACCAAACCTGG GTGCTGCACTACGATTGGCTGTTCAGAGTTCCATTTCCTCCACAAGTGGGGGCCGGATGGGCGTGGCCAAGGTGGTGGTGATGCTGGTGACTGACAGGTCTATGGACTCTGTGCAGGAGCCTGCAAGCGAAGCTCTTACTGCTG GTGTGTCAGTTTTCCCCATCGGAGTGGGCAACCAGTATGACAGGAACGATCTGAGCATGCTTGctggctcacacacacacgagaacatCATGGAGCTGAGGAGCACAGATGAACTGCTTGCCATGGTTACGCTGGACCAATCATTTACTGACAAACTCTGCAggg CGGGTCCTCCTGGAGTGTGTGTTGATGATGATGGAAAGGAGAGGAAG cctgGAGAGACGTGGCTGTTAGCGGATGGCTGTCATTCGTTGCTCTGTAACCCGTCAGGGGTCGTGACCCTGCAGAGCCACAGAGTGAACTGTGAGAGACTGGAACCTCCGACCTGCAAAAACAACCTCCATGCTATAAAAGTGAACCAGACCTGCGGCTGTGCCTGGGCCTGCCCct GTATGTGCATCGGCAGTTCCACCAGTCACGTGGTGTCGTTTGGGGGCGTGGCTCTGAAAATGAAAGGTGCCTGCTCCTATTCGCTGCTACGATCTGGAGGGGCAGAGCTAGTGCTTCACACAACCAAATGTCGGGACTCACCCAGTCAGATCTGCATGAAGAGCCTGGAACTGAGAGAAGGTGGAACTCGTGTGGTTCTGGGAGATGATATGCAG gtgacaGTAGATGGTGTGGTTACTCCGGTACCCTTCAGACAAGGCGGCATCGCCGTCACTCAGATTGGAGCTCTGCTTCATCAGCTACGCTCGGAGAAACACGGCTTCACCCTCAGCTTCACTCCACACAACAATGAGTTTATTATCAACCTCGATGTGACCATGACAACCAGCACCACCGGCATctgtg GTTCTTGTTCAGAAGATCAGACGGGCCTGCTGCTCCCTGATGGTTCCGTGAGCCCGGACCCGGACACGTTCCTGCGAAGCTGGGCTCTGGGCGAGTGTGTGGACAGTGTAACAGAAGAGTGTGAGGCGGGCGTGGCTCAGAGCTGCGAGCTGTTAGCCTCCAAAGTGTTTAGCAAGTGCCATAATGTGGTTCCACCTCAGGATTACGTGACGATGTGCAGGAAGGTGGCGTGTCACCCGTCCATGGTGTGTGATCTGCTCGCGTCCTACAGCAGTGTGTGTCGACagcagggtgtgtgtgttcactggagGACCCCTGACCTTTgcc CCATGACTTGCTCAAAAAATTTGGAGTATGATGCATGTCGTATGGGGTGTGAGGAGCAGTGTGGCCACTCCTGGTCCCCACTGGGAGATATGGATGGGAGGGGTGATGGGATGGGGGGCAGGGCTCAGTGTTGGACCACGCCCACTGAAGGCTGCTTTTGTCCTTCTGGTATGGTGCTGCGAGGGGAGGAGTGTGTGACCCAAGAGGCCTGCAGACAGTGTGTGGACAAACTTGGACACACccaccag ttcaTGGACAGCTGGACTCCAGATGACAatccgtgtttgctgtgtttgTGTTTGGATCAGCAGCATATAAACTGTACAGCTCTGCCATGTACTAACGCTAAAG CCCCTGTGTGTGGAGAGTGTGAGATCCTGGTGGAGAAGAAGGAGTCAAAGTGCTGCCCTGAGTATGAATGCG tgtGTGACACTGCGAACTGTAAGCTCTCGGCTCCTCCAGAATGTGGAAACGGTCTCACTTCTGTCCTGACGAACCCGGGAGAGTGTGCGCCCGTCTATCAGTGTG tctGTAGAAAAGACCAATGCTCTGCAACCAGGCCCTCATGTCCCGCCCACAAAAAGCTGTCCGTCAAACAGACTGACTGCTGTGATTCGTTCGAATGTGTGTGTAACTGTCAGAACTCCACCCGAGTTTGTCCTCCAGGTTACATCACCAAGGAGGCGATCGATGACTGCGGCTGTGTGGCGGTCACCTGCCTGCCAGATGCT gtgtgtgtggtGGATGGTGTGGTGTATCAGAAGGGCAGTAGATGGGAGGAGAAGTGTAAGACGTGTACGTGCACAGAGCAGACAGAGAGAACGACCGGGCTGCACATAGCACAGTGTGTGGATCCCATCTGCAACCAGATCTGTCCTCTG ggTTCTGTGTATTCTCATCCAGAGGGAGAGTGCTGTGGTCACTGTCGTAAGAGCAGCTGTGTTGAGGCAGATGCAACATTTGGACAACGActgagacag gtgggagAGAGCTGGGCGTCTCCTGATAATcagtgtgtgttgagtgtgtgcgTGCAAGTGAATGAGGAGGTCTTCATTCAGCACACCAATGTTTCCTGCCATGTCATGGACATGCCCACCTGCCCGCTGGGCACCAAACTGCACTGTAACACCGCTGATGACTGCTGCCCAATCTGCCAatgcg TGGCTGTGGATGCCTGCGTGTTGAATCACACACTCATTGGA gttggtGAGAGAATGATGGTGGATGCATGTACAGACTGTAAGTGTGTGATTCAGGGAGGAAAATATCACCTGTCCTGCAGGAAGATGAGCTGCTCACCATGTTCAGAG ggaTATGCCCTTGAGCCTATACCTGGTGCCTGCTGTGGTCGTTGTGTCGCTTCGTCCTGCACCATCCAACAACCTGACAGACAGAAAATCAGCCTCCCg gtgaACACTACTCGTGAAGACGGCTGCACCAAACACTCGTGCAGTGTGAATGAGAATGGAGAGCTGGTGCTGGAGACTGTAGTGACCACGTGTCCTCCACTGGACCAAGCCAGCTGTCTGGAGCAGgga GGTAAAATCAGCCGGATCGGACAGAGCTGCTGTGAAATGT